Proteins encoded in a region of the Zunongwangia endophytica genome:
- a CDS encoding glycosyl hydrolase — protein MIKKSILLIVFILGTFSMDLAFSQEKDLAYENSKPWVYWYWMQSAYSKEGITADLEAMKEAGIAGAYLMTIKGPTDPPLIDPPILQLSDQFWKLVGFAIEEADRLDLQIAMHAADGFAVAGGPWIEPEQSMQKVVWKDTILKGGTNLKLRLPQPEAIENYYEDIATFAILRKFDEKTSISRTPLVSSSKEDIDASFLTSPVKNDEFKLYEKGWVQYEFDDPFLCKSIQVESKGVNYQAQRLRVLVSDDGENFRDLGRLVAPRHGWQDSGIPYTHSIEPVTAKYFRFLYDPEGSEPGAEDLDAAKWKQSLKVSKIILSNQPKIGNFEGKSGLVWRISPETTNIKNEDYLSENEIIDISEYVDSYGDLNWNAPKGNWKIIRFGHTTTGQENETGGAGRGLEVDKFDPEAIKFQFQQWFGKSADIAGADLVPKVLSILHIDSWEAGSQNWSKVFRKEFNSRRGYDIIEFLPLMAGIPMQNQETSEQVLYDVRKTISELIVDHFFGTINDEAEKLGVKFSSENVAPTMVSDALMHFKNVDFPGGEFWLKSPTHDKPNDMLDAISGGHIYGKNTIQAEAFTELRMDWNEDPELLKPMADRNFALGINRFFYHVFVHNPWLDRKPGMTLDGVGHYFQRDQTWWKPGEAWVEYCRRVQYQLQKGKPVIDLAVFTGEELPSRAVLPDRLLPFIPNIFGKERIASEEMRLNNIDQPTAKMPKEVTYSKNVTNLNDWVNFMNGYKYDSFNPDVLLNDAKVVDGNIQFKGEIQYKTLLFPGGRKMAPNAMISTEVAEKILQLIKDGATIFVAEKPNRISGFSNAKDKQQWQEIIDEIWSGYKADLDLEESNIWKIGKGKVIQLPYFGKDFNQIGIEPDVLFPHVSRKKTESFAWNHRKSEEEDIYFFSNQTSEKQEVNISLRNTDKKAYIYDPVTDETTALQNWKIENKRTEFPLKFSKNGSLFIIFKGNTSKSEVSRGQNWNSYTQIKKLDEQWNLSFAKEYNGPKKSLDINQLFDWSTSSNDSIKHYSGTAVYSKEFRFESNAKNVWLNLGEFSDIAEVFLNGENVGVVWTFPHRINISKLLKKGNNTLEIKITNTWRNRLIGDHNLPEKERLIWTTAPYRLDGEDLLPAGLLGPVILENIN, from the coding sequence ATGATAAAAAAAAGTATCCTTCTTATTGTATTCATTTTAGGAACCTTTTCTATGGACTTAGCGTTCTCTCAGGAGAAAGATTTAGCCTATGAAAATTCTAAACCATGGGTTTATTGGTACTGGATGCAAAGTGCTTATTCCAAAGAGGGTATTACGGCAGATTTAGAAGCGATGAAAGAAGCCGGAATTGCTGGTGCTTATTTAATGACTATTAAAGGTCCGACAGATCCCCCACTTATAGATCCTCCTATTTTACAATTAAGTGATCAGTTTTGGAAGTTAGTGGGTTTTGCTATTGAAGAAGCAGATAGGCTCGATTTACAAATAGCCATGCACGCTGCAGATGGTTTTGCGGTAGCCGGAGGTCCATGGATTGAGCCAGAACAATCTATGCAAAAAGTGGTCTGGAAAGATACAATTCTAAAGGGCGGAACAAATCTTAAGCTACGTTTACCGCAACCCGAAGCAATCGAAAATTATTATGAAGATATCGCCACCTTCGCTATTTTAAGAAAATTTGATGAAAAAACTTCAATTTCTAGAACTCCATTGGTTAGTTCAAGTAAAGAAGATATCGATGCATCATTTTTAACTAGTCCTGTTAAAAATGATGAGTTTAAGCTATACGAAAAAGGATGGGTGCAGTATGAATTTGATGATCCGTTCCTATGCAAATCAATACAGGTAGAAAGTAAGGGTGTCAACTATCAAGCACAGAGGCTTCGAGTTTTGGTAAGTGATGATGGCGAGAATTTTAGAGATTTAGGTCGATTGGTAGCTCCGCGACATGGTTGGCAGGACTCAGGGATTCCTTATACTCATAGTATAGAACCCGTAACAGCTAAATACTTTCGTTTTTTATATGACCCTGAAGGATCTGAGCCCGGAGCCGAAGATTTAGATGCAGCCAAATGGAAACAGTCCCTGAAGGTGAGTAAAATTATTCTTTCCAATCAGCCGAAAATAGGCAATTTCGAGGGCAAATCCGGATTGGTCTGGAGAATTAGTCCAGAAACGACCAATATCAAAAATGAGGATTATTTGTCTGAAAATGAAATAATTGATATTTCTGAATATGTTGATAGTTACGGCGACTTAAATTGGAACGCACCAAAAGGAAATTGGAAGATTATACGTTTTGGTCATACTACCACCGGGCAGGAAAATGAGACCGGAGGAGCAGGAAGGGGTTTGGAAGTAGATAAATTTGACCCTGAGGCAATTAAATTTCAGTTTCAACAATGGTTCGGGAAATCGGCAGACATAGCTGGAGCCGATTTAGTTCCTAAAGTACTAAGCATTCTGCATATTGATAGTTGGGAAGCTGGCAGTCAAAATTGGAGTAAGGTATTTAGAAAAGAGTTCAACAGTAGAAGAGGATATGATATTATTGAATTTCTACCTTTAATGGCTGGTATTCCAATGCAAAATCAGGAAACTTCAGAGCAGGTTTTATATGATGTTCGTAAGACAATTTCAGAATTAATAGTTGATCATTTTTTTGGAACTATAAATGACGAAGCAGAGAAACTAGGTGTAAAGTTTAGCTCAGAAAATGTAGCACCAACTATGGTTAGTGATGCGTTGATGCATTTTAAAAATGTTGATTTTCCAGGCGGTGAATTCTGGTTGAAAAGCCCAACACATGACAAACCGAATGATATGTTGGACGCTATTTCCGGAGGTCATATTTATGGTAAAAATACTATTCAGGCAGAAGCTTTTACAGAACTTAGGATGGATTGGAATGAAGATCCTGAGTTGCTTAAACCTATGGCAGATCGCAACTTTGCTCTTGGGATTAACAGGTTTTTTTATCATGTTTTTGTGCATAATCCATGGTTGGATCGTAAACCAGGAATGACTTTAGACGGTGTAGGTCACTATTTTCAACGAGACCAGACCTGGTGGAAACCCGGAGAAGCCTGGGTAGAATATTGCCGCAGAGTTCAATACCAACTTCAAAAAGGAAAACCCGTAATAGATCTAGCAGTTTTTACGGGTGAAGAATTACCTTCTCGTGCTGTGCTTCCAGATAGACTACTTCCTTTTATTCCGAATATTTTTGGAAAAGAACGTATAGCTTCTGAGGAAATGAGATTAAATAATATTGATCAACCGACCGCTAAGATGCCTAAGGAAGTCACCTATTCTAAAAATGTAACTAATTTGAACGATTGGGTGAATTTTATGAATGGCTACAAATACGACTCTTTTAATCCAGATGTCTTGCTTAATGATGCAAAAGTAGTCGATGGAAATATTCAATTTAAAGGAGAAATTCAGTATAAAACATTATTATTTCCTGGAGGTAGAAAAATGGCTCCAAATGCTATGATTTCAACAGAAGTTGCAGAAAAAATACTTCAACTTATTAAAGATGGTGCTACAATTTTTGTTGCTGAAAAACCGAATAGGATATCTGGATTTTCAAATGCAAAAGACAAGCAGCAATGGCAAGAAATAATTGATGAGATATGGTCTGGCTACAAAGCTGATTTAGATTTAGAAGAAAGTAATATTTGGAAAATAGGAAAAGGGAAAGTAATTCAATTGCCTTATTTTGGAAAAGATTTTAATCAAATAGGAATAGAGCCTGATGTATTATTTCCCCATGTAAGCCGAAAAAAAACTGAAAGTTTTGCATGGAATCATAGAAAATCTGAAGAGGAAGATATTTATTTTTTTAGTAATCAAACTTCAGAAAAACAAGAAGTGAATATCTCTCTAAGAAATACTGATAAAAAAGCCTATATATATGATCCGGTTACCGATGAAACTACTGCACTTCAAAACTGGAAAATTGAAAATAAAAGAACTGAGTTTCCATTAAAATTCAGTAAAAATGGCTCTTTATTCATAATATTTAAGGGGAATACTTCAAAAAGCGAAGTGTCTAGGGGGCAAAACTGGAATAGCTATACGCAGATAAAAAAACTAGATGAGCAATGGAATTTATCTTTTGCAAAAGAATATAATGGACCAAAGAAGTCTCTGGATATAAATCAACTTTTTGATTGGTCTACATCTAGTAACGACAGCATTAAACATTATTCTGGAACTGCTGTATACTCTAAAGAATTTAGGTTTGAGAGTAACGCTAAGAATGTTTGGTTGAACCTGGGCGAATTCTCTGATATTGCTGAAGTCTTTCTAAATGGAGAAAATGTAGGCGTGGTCTGGACCTTTCCGCATCGTATAAATATTTCTAAGTTACTTAAAAAAGGGAATAACACACTTGAAATTAAAATTACCAATACCTGGCGAAACCGACTTATCGGTGATCACAACCTGCCTGAAAAAGAACGGCTTATTTGGACGACAGCTCCTTACCGTTTGGATGGGGAAGACCTTCTGCCCGCCGGTCTATTAGGTCCTGTAATTCTTGAAAACATAAACTGA
- a CDS encoding glycoside hydrolase family 2 TIM barrel-domain containing protein — MKIKKTKKFLIIVFSCLWLPLSAQTVTGEAAGIPKIPGLHQPNPWENPLVTSINREPARVTSYSYRTIEDALEGDRDKSRLKTLNGQWNFNYAVNLKEAPADFYVSEVENWDTIEVPSNWELKGYDIPIYKSAVYPFRPINPPLVPKDTNGVGSYQRNFTVPAEWKDLNITLHFGAVSSAFKVWLNGKFLGYGQDSFLPSEFNITPYLKEGNNTLSVQVLRWSDGAYLEDQDHWRLSGIQREVFIMAEPKLHIEDFFFQAKLDKEYKDALFQLRPEVENLTGDTIINYRLEVQLYDDHHKPVFDKVLDTAVSEIINESYPRLDNVRFGFFEKMIKEPKKWSAEVPNLYTMLLILKDEKGEISEVKSSKIGFRSIEFSKKNSKLLINGKETYVYGVNRHDHHPIKGKSLSREDMEKDIKTIKRFNFNLIRTSHYPNDPYIYELCDKYGLMVMDEANLETHGIGGKLSNDPEWNHAYMERMTRMLERDKNHPSIVFWSLGNEAGTGPNHATMAAWVHDFDITRPVHYEPAQGDPRLEGYLDPQDEGYPSTGDHSHRFENPKDKSYVDIVSRFYPGVFTPKFLVDKQADDRPILFVEYSHSMGNSTGNLKELWDEFRSLPRVIGGCIWDYKDQGLVKLDPETGEEFYAYGGDYGEKLHDGNFNINGIVASDGRPKAAMYENKWVYQPVTSSLVDNNKLRITNRSSVQNLSVYDAVLILLENGKVIKEEILNPLDVEPGNSKMISLKSFLPKRNKNSEYLLNIEFKTKEDKLWAESGYTIASDQFMIQKKPEIRTDLSEKLDVSVSEDAEKAVVQSSKFKAVFDKTNGALSSWTVNGDEQVFAPLLPNFVRPLTDNDRKGWKPNKILKQWYKAEPILKNFILSLGGVGSTITSTYEVIKDSASVEITYKILPEGVIKLEYALNASEALPNIPKVGMQLGIQQTFDLVSWYGKGPVENYIDRNHGFTIGRYSEKLEDFIEPYVMPQENGNRTDVRWMALTSPKRDKGFLVVSEQEALSMSAWPYTQENLNEASHTTDLKNPGFITLNIDLIQMGVGGNDSWSQVGQPMEKYQIPSKNYDYSFYLIPFNDNGGLENILRKFGY, encoded by the coding sequence ATGAAAATAAAAAAGACTAAAAAGTTTCTAATTATAGTATTTAGTTGCCTATGGCTTCCTCTTTCTGCACAAACAGTAACTGGAGAGGCTGCAGGAATTCCAAAAATTCCCGGTTTACATCAACCTAATCCCTGGGAAAACCCATTAGTTACAAGTATAAATCGTGAACCGGCAAGAGTTACATCATATTCTTACCGTACTATTGAAGATGCTCTAGAAGGTGATCGAGATAAAAGTCGGTTAAAAACGTTGAATGGGCAATGGAATTTTAATTATGCAGTGAACCTTAAAGAAGCACCAGCAGACTTTTATGTATCAGAAGTTGAAAATTGGGATACAATTGAAGTTCCTTCAAATTGGGAATTAAAAGGCTACGATATTCCGATTTATAAAAGTGCAGTTTATCCTTTTCGACCTATCAATCCACCATTAGTTCCAAAAGATACAAACGGGGTAGGATCGTATCAACGAAATTTTACAGTTCCAGCTGAATGGAAAGATTTAAACATCACACTACATTTTGGAGCGGTAAGTTCAGCATTTAAAGTGTGGCTCAACGGAAAGTTTTTAGGATACGGGCAGGATAGCTTTTTACCATCAGAGTTTAATATAACGCCTTATCTGAAGGAGGGGAATAATACACTTTCAGTTCAGGTACTACGCTGGAGTGATGGAGCGTACTTGGAAGATCAAGACCACTGGAGACTAAGTGGTATTCAGCGAGAAGTTTTTATTATGGCCGAACCCAAACTACATATAGAAGATTTTTTCTTCCAGGCCAAATTGGATAAAGAATATAAAGATGCTTTATTTCAATTAAGACCTGAAGTTGAAAATTTGACTGGTGATACTATTATAAATTACCGGTTGGAAGTTCAGTTATATGATGATCATCATAAACCCGTTTTCGACAAGGTACTGGATACAGCAGTTTCAGAGATTATCAATGAAAGTTATCCAAGATTGGATAATGTGCGTTTTGGTTTTTTTGAAAAAATGATCAAAGAACCAAAAAAATGGAGTGCTGAGGTTCCAAACCTTTACACAATGTTATTGATACTAAAAGATGAAAAAGGAGAAATTTCTGAAGTGAAATCTTCAAAGATAGGATTTCGGTCTATCGAATTTTCTAAAAAGAATAGCAAATTACTTATTAACGGTAAGGAAACTTATGTGTATGGAGTAAATCGTCACGATCATCATCCGATTAAAGGAAAATCCCTAAGTAGGGAAGATATGGAGAAAGATATTAAAACCATAAAGCGCTTTAATTTCAATTTAATTCGAACTAGTCATTATCCAAATGATCCCTATATCTACGAGTTATGTGATAAATATGGCTTAATGGTGATGGATGAAGCTAATCTAGAAACCCATGGAATCGGCGGCAAGCTGAGTAATGATCCGGAATGGAATCACGCTTACATGGAGCGCATGACGCGGATGTTGGAGCGCGATAAAAATCATCCAAGTATTGTATTCTGGAGTTTGGGTAATGAAGCTGGGACAGGACCGAATCATGCTACTATGGCCGCATGGGTACATGATTTTGACATTACCCGGCCCGTTCATTATGAGCCAGCTCAGGGTGATCCGCGGCTGGAAGGTTATTTAGATCCTCAAGATGAAGGGTATCCTTCTACAGGAGATCATTCGCACCGATTTGAAAACCCAAAGGATAAGTCTTATGTAGATATTGTAAGTCGATTCTATCCTGGTGTATTTACTCCAAAATTTCTTGTCGATAAGCAGGCAGATGATCGTCCAATCTTATTTGTGGAGTATTCTCATTCTATGGGAAATTCTACTGGAAATTTAAAAGAATTATGGGACGAATTTAGATCGCTTCCTAGAGTTATTGGTGGCTGTATTTGGGATTATAAAGATCAGGGCTTAGTAAAATTAGATCCCGAAACAGGTGAAGAATTTTACGCTTATGGAGGCGATTATGGAGAGAAGCTTCATGATGGAAATTTCAATATTAATGGAATCGTCGCATCAGACGGCAGGCCAAAAGCTGCGATGTACGAGAATAAATGGGTCTATCAGCCCGTGACTAGTAGTTTAGTGGATAATAATAAACTACGAATCACTAATCGTAGCTCAGTTCAAAATTTATCTGTTTATGATGCCGTTTTGATTCTATTAGAAAACGGTAAAGTTATTAAAGAAGAGATTCTTAACCCCTTAGATGTTGAGCCGGGTAATTCAAAAATGATCAGTTTAAAGTCCTTTTTACCCAAACGGAATAAAAACTCTGAATATTTATTAAATATTGAATTCAAAACCAAAGAAGATAAACTTTGGGCTGAGTCAGGATATACAATAGCTTCAGATCAATTTATGATTCAGAAAAAACCTGAAATTCGAACTGATCTTTCAGAAAAACTAGATGTGAGTGTTTCAGAAGATGCCGAAAAGGCAGTGGTTCAATCTTCAAAATTTAAAGCTGTATTCGATAAAACAAACGGAGCGTTATCGTCGTGGACTGTAAATGGAGACGAGCAGGTGTTTGCTCCCTTATTACCGAATTTTGTACGCCCACTTACTGATAATGATCGAAAAGGTTGGAAGCCGAATAAGATTCTTAAACAATGGTATAAAGCTGAACCAATTCTGAAAAATTTTATTCTTAGTTTAGGAGGCGTAGGATCAACGATCACGAGCACTTACGAGGTAATAAAAGACAGTGCATCTGTAGAGATTACTTATAAAATTTTACCTGAGGGAGTGATTAAACTTGAATATGCTCTAAACGCATCAGAGGCCTTACCCAATATTCCTAAAGTAGGAATGCAGCTCGGGATTCAACAGACTTTTGATTTAGTAAGCTGGTACGGTAAAGGCCCAGTAGAGAATTATATCGATAGAAATCATGGTTTTACTATTGGTCGTTATTCAGAAAAGCTTGAGGATTTTATAGAACCTTATGTAATGCCTCAAGAAAATGGAAATAGGACTGATGTTCGCTGGATGGCTTTAACCTCTCCTAAACGAGATAAAGGATTCCTAGTTGTCTCTGAGCAGGAAGCACTTAGTATGAGCGCCTGGCCTTATACCCAAGAAAATTTAAATGAAGCCAGTCATACTACAGATCTGAAAAATCCTGGATTTATTACCTTAAATATAGACCTGATTCAAATGGGTGTTGGAGGCAATGACAGCTGGTCTCAAGTAGGACAACCTATGGAAAAATATCAAATTCCATCAAAAAATTATGATTATAGTTTCTATTTAATCCCTTTTAATGATAATGGAGGTTTGGAAAACATATTAAGAAAATTCGGTTATTAA
- a CDS encoding glycosylase: MKKYNNSILVITVLIFLISCSAKPEKESYKKREITDAVMEEIYEEIKTPYKYGLVMVPENNSYKMDCPSVYQIDSTWYMTYLIYDGRGYETWMAKSQNLLDWEHLGKVMSFSNDTTQWDRNQKAGYIALQDPTWGGSYKWTSYEDKYWMSYFGGDSEGYEAGTLSLGMAYTDKVPDEPVEFKRLPEPILTPNDDDVKWYDNSTMYKESVIRDFQGETGHKFIMYYNARGDSLNPARGAERIAMAVSDDMKNWKRYGNEPLINHHTGISGDPYIQRINDTWVMFYFGAFWKEGAFNRFAVSNDLIKWKDWEGEDLIASSEPYDESFAHKSFVVKHDGVVYHFYCAVNKPFQRGIAVATSKDLGKSDIHFVAPDENKKD; the protein is encoded by the coding sequence ATGAAAAAATACAATAATTCAATTCTGGTAATAACAGTTCTTATATTTCTAATATCCTGTTCTGCGAAACCTGAGAAAGAATCTTATAAAAAGAGAGAAATTACCGACGCGGTAATGGAAGAAATCTATGAAGAAATAAAAACCCCATACAAGTATGGTTTGGTTATGGTTCCAGAAAATAATTCCTATAAAATGGATTGTCCCAGTGTTTATCAAATAGATAGCACCTGGTACATGACTTATTTAATTTACGATGGTAGAGGTTACGAAACTTGGATGGCAAAAAGCCAGAATCTTCTAGATTGGGAACATTTGGGTAAAGTAATGTCTTTTTCTAATGACACTACCCAATGGGATCGAAATCAGAAAGCTGGCTACATCGCATTGCAAGATCCCACCTGGGGCGGAAGTTACAAATGGACAAGTTATGAAGATAAATACTGGATGAGTTATTTTGGAGGAGACAGTGAAGGTTACGAAGCCGGAACGCTATCTCTCGGCATGGCTTATACCGATAAGGTTCCGGATGAACCTGTGGAATTTAAAAGATTACCAGAACCTATTCTTACACCTAATGACGACGATGTTAAGTGGTACGACAATAGCACCATGTATAAAGAATCCGTAATCCGTGATTTTCAAGGAGAAACTGGTCACAAATTTATAATGTATTATAATGCTCGCGGAGATAGTTTAAATCCTGCTCGTGGCGCAGAACGAATTGCAATGGCAGTTTCAGATGATATGAAAAACTGGAAAAGATATGGCAACGAGCCCCTTATAAATCATCATACAGGAATTTCAGGAGATCCTTATATTCAGCGAATAAATGATACTTGGGTAATGTTCTATTTTGGAGCCTTTTGGAAGGAAGGAGCTTTTAACAGATTTGCAGTTTCTAATGATTTGATAAAGTGGAAGGACTGGGAGGGTGAAGATCTTATAGCTTCTTCTGAGCCTTATGACGAGTCGTTCGCACATAAATCCTTTGTTGTTAAGCATGATGGCGTGGTTTATCATTTTTATTGCGCGGTTAATAAACCTTTTCAGCGCGGTATTGCGGTAGCAACATCAAAAGATTTAGGTAAAAGTGATATTCATTTTGTAGCGCCAGATGAAAATAAAAAAGACTAA
- a CDS encoding glucuronyl esterase domain-containing protein → MRMLFLTVLFLGAIFNITAQNKKSNGLKLPDPLLSENGTKINNVEKWENIRRPEILEMVKNLMYGTSPEAPGKLKFVLFDQSENALKGKAIRKQVAVYISGKTDYHLLDLLIYLPKNMNKSVPVFLGLNFQGNHAINKDLAIRLSDKWVWIGAGGSEKNHPTERSRGAVSSRWPIEMILDKGYGVATVYAGDLDPDYYDDFKNGIHALYPKLQSRDDNFSTMGAWAWGLSRCMDYFEIDNDIDETKIGIFGFSRMGKAAIWAGANDERFGMVISNESGGGGAALSKRKVGENLARLNKGNRHWFSKSFSQFNEHEENLPFDQHMVLALVAPRPIYVGSAEGDPGSDSEGEFLSLKHASSVYNLFEMEGFKNTQFPHVDSPVFKEGMGYHIRSGTHDIKEYDWQQFLKFADRCWK, encoded by the coding sequence ATGAGAATGCTTTTTTTAACAGTACTTTTTTTAGGCGCTATTTTCAACATAACTGCCCAAAATAAAAAGTCTAATGGACTAAAACTGCCTGACCCGCTACTATCAGAAAACGGCACTAAAATAAATAATGTTGAAAAATGGGAAAATATACGACGACCAGAAATCCTAGAAATGGTGAAAAATTTAATGTACGGAACCTCACCCGAAGCTCCTGGTAAACTCAAATTTGTACTTTTTGATCAATCAGAAAATGCATTGAAAGGTAAGGCTATTCGAAAACAGGTGGCTGTTTATATTTCAGGGAAAACCGATTACCATTTACTAGATTTATTAATCTATCTACCTAAAAATATGAATAAGTCTGTACCGGTATTTTTAGGATTGAATTTCCAAGGAAATCACGCCATTAATAAAGATCTTGCGATTCGCCTTTCTGATAAATGGGTTTGGATAGGTGCTGGAGGTTCAGAAAAAAATCATCCAACTGAAAGATCTCGGGGTGCGGTTTCTAGCAGGTGGCCTATAGAAATGATACTGGACAAAGGATATGGAGTTGCCACCGTTTATGCAGGCGATCTTGATCCTGATTACTATGATGATTTTAAAAACGGAATTCATGCATTGTATCCAAAATTACAGAGTCGTGATGATAATTTTAGTACCATGGGAGCATGGGCGTGGGGATTAAGTAGGTGTATGGATTATTTTGAAATAGATAACGATATTGATGAAACCAAAATCGGTATTTTCGGCTTTTCAAGAATGGGAAAAGCAGCGATCTGGGCCGGTGCGAACGATGAGCGTTTTGGGATGGTCATAAGTAACGAATCTGGTGGTGGAGGCGCGGCACTATCTAAAAGAAAAGTAGGTGAAAACCTTGCGCGACTTAACAAAGGAAATCGGCATTGGTTCAGTAAAAGTTTTAGTCAATTTAATGAACATGAAGAAAATTTACCTTTTGATCAACATATGGTTCTTGCGTTAGTCGCACCAAGACCTATTTACGTTGGCAGTGCAGAAGGAGATCCAGGATCTGATTCCGAAGGCGAGTTTCTATCTTTAAAGCATGCGTCTTCGGTTTACAATTTATTTGAAATGGAAGGCTTCAAAAATACTCAATTTCCTCATGTAGATAGTCCAGTTTTTAAAGAAGGAATGGGGTATCATATTCGCTCCGGTACACATGACATTAAAGAATACGATTGGCAGCAATTCTTAAAGTTCGCAGATCGCTGTTGGAAGTGA
- a CDS encoding Gfo/Idh/MocA family protein, with product MRQKAIEIISIGGGGIVKDAHLPAYKIAGYKVKGIFDIDITKAQKLAEEFEISTVYESVTDAIKDFDDRSIFDLAVPGKEILGILEQIPNNSVILIQKPMGEDLKMAKKILELCRRKNLKAGINFQLRYAPYISKARALINDGKLGEIHDIEINVNVFTPWHLWDFLKSLPRMEILYHSIHYIDLVRSFMGDPKKVYAKSIKHPESKELAQVRSSIIMDYGAYKRANILTNHNHGYAQKYQRSFIKIEGTRGAVRIEIGVLKNYPNGSKDRFEYILFDKHKDWQDEPVEGTWFPHAFIGSMQEMITARQILEYIPDNSVQDCIHTMAAVEAAYISSKEGGINPSLLEV from the coding sequence ATGAGACAAAAAGCAATTGAAATCATTAGCATAGGGGGCGGTGGTATTGTGAAGGATGCACACTTACCTGCATATAAAATTGCAGGATATAAGGTGAAAGGAATTTTCGATATAGATATTACTAAGGCTCAAAAACTTGCAGAAGAATTTGAGATTAGTACTGTTTATGAGAGTGTTACTGATGCAATTAAAGATTTTGATGATAGGTCAATTTTTGACCTGGCTGTTCCTGGAAAGGAAATTCTTGGAATTTTAGAGCAAATCCCAAATAATTCAGTAATACTTATTCAAAAGCCTATGGGTGAAGACTTGAAGATGGCTAAAAAAATCTTGGAACTATGCCGAAGAAAAAATTTAAAAGCCGGAATTAACTTTCAGTTACGTTATGCACCTTATATAAGTAAAGCAAGAGCATTGATAAACGATGGAAAACTTGGAGAAATTCATGATATCGAAATTAATGTAAATGTATTTACCCCATGGCATTTATGGGATTTTCTAAAATCCTTACCTAGAATGGAAATTCTATATCATAGTATTCATTATATAGATTTGGTTAGATCATTTATGGGCGATCCGAAAAAAGTATATGCTAAGTCCATTAAACATCCAGAAAGTAAGGAATTAGCTCAGGTTCGTTCCAGTATCATAATGGATTATGGAGCGTACAAAAGAGCGAATATTTTGACAAATCACAATCATGGTTATGCTCAAAAATATCAACGATCTTTCATTAAAATTGAAGGAACAAGGGGAGCTGTGAGAATTGAAATTGGCGTACTCAAAAATTATCCAAATGGAAGTAAGGATAGATTCGAATATATTTTATTCGATAAGCATAAAGATTGGCAGGATGAACCAGTTGAAGGAACTTGGTTTCCCCATGCATTTATAGGTTCCATGCAAGAAATGATTACAGCGCGACAGATTCTAGAATATATACCTGATAATAGTGTCCAGGATTGTATTCATACCATGGCTGCAGTAGAAGCGGCTTACATTTCAAGTAAGGAAGGCGGGATAAATCCCTCTTTATTAGAAGTATAA